The following are from one region of the Staphylococcus schleiferi genome:
- the guaC gene encoding GMP reductase: MKIFDYEDIQLIPNKSVVKSRSEIDTSIQFGPKRFKLPVVPANMQTVMNESLAEWFAQNDYFYIMHRFDEAARLPFVKRMHEKGYFASISVGVKQGGFDFINQLKAEGLSPEYITIDIAHGHSDQVIEMIQHIKKQLPNVFVIAGNVGTPEGVRELENAGADATKVGIGPGRVCITKIKTGFGTGGWQLAAVNHCSKAARKPIIADGGIRTHGDIAKSIRFGASMVMIGSLFAAHEESPGETVEIDGKTYKEYFGSASEFQKGERKNVEGKKMFVEHKGALKDTLTEMKEDLQSSISYAGGKDIDALRKVDYVIVRNSIFNGDRD; this comes from the coding sequence ATGAAAATTTTTGATTATGAAGATATACAACTCATCCCTAATAAAAGTGTAGTTAAAAGTCGTTCAGAAATCGATACTTCCATTCAATTTGGACCGAAGCGTTTTAAATTACCTGTTGTCCCAGCAAATATGCAAACCGTGATGAATGAATCATTGGCAGAGTGGTTTGCTCAAAATGATTACTTCTATATTATGCATAGATTTGACGAAGCAGCACGTTTACCATTCGTTAAAAGAATGCATGAAAAAGGCTACTTTGCATCAATTTCAGTAGGTGTAAAACAAGGTGGATTTGATTTTATCAATCAATTAAAAGCAGAAGGTCTTTCTCCTGAGTATATTACAATCGATATTGCACACGGTCATTCAGATCAAGTTATTGAAATGATTCAGCATATTAAAAAACAATTACCGAATGTATTTGTTATCGCAGGGAATGTGGGTACCCCTGAAGGCGTAAGAGAACTTGAAAATGCGGGTGCAGATGCTACAAAAGTAGGTATCGGTCCAGGTCGCGTGTGTATCACTAAAATTAAAACTGGTTTTGGTACCGGTGGATGGCAACTGGCAGCGGTGAATCACTGTAGTAAAGCGGCGCGTAAACCGATTATTGCAGACGGTGGTATTCGAACACATGGTGATATCGCAAAATCAATCCGTTTTGGTGCTTCAATGGTAATGATAGGGTCATTATTTGCTGCCCATGAAGAATCACCAGGAGAAACGGTTGAAATAGATGGTAAAACTTACAAGGAATACTTCGGTAGTGCATCAGAATTTCAAAAAGGTGAACGTAAAAATGTTGAGGGCAAAAAAATGTTTGTCGAACATAAAGGTGCATTAAAAGATACCCTCACTGAAATGAAAGAAGACTTACAAAGTTCGATTTCATATGCAGGTGGCAAAGACATTGATGCGCTCAGAAAGGTAGACTACGTCATCGTTCGTAATTCTATTTTTAATGGTGACAGAGATTAA